A single Chloracidobacterium sp. DNA region contains:
- the glmS gene encoding glutamine--fructose-6-phosphate transaminase (isomerizing), producing the protein MCGIVGYVGNKQVVPLIIDGLRKLEYRGYDSAGIAVVDDDHHLSLRRAEGKLRNLEESIRLNPLDGNYGIGHTRWATHGRPTEENAHPHRDQSGKVVVVHNGIIENYLTLKERLQADGHKFYTETDTEVVAHLIGHYVDTEGLALEPAVRKTVAELKGIFALAIISVDEPDTIIAVREGPPVVIGMGDGEYFVASDIPPILAHTRDVFFLGDREIAILTKDSVRVTDFDGNVIEPEQQRITWDPIMAEKGGFKHFMLKEIYEQPRAVRDTVQGRVSLDTGKVYLEPMDISEDEFRNLTSIKIAACGTSWHAGLAGKYMLESLARIPVDVDYASEFRYRDPVLSETDLLIVISQSGETADTIAAMREAKLSGCKVLAICNVHGSMITREADGTILTHAGPEIGVASTKAFTAQMIAVYLFALYLGEVRGKIDEPRAKKLAQDLAELPLKIEQLLNDADLIEELSKEFFRVQDFLYLGRGINFPVALEGALKLKEISYIHAEGYPAGEMKHGPNALIDEKLPVVVVNTKETGNAGSELRYEKTHSNIVEVKSRDGIIISVLTEGDTMSSKVSSHVIEIPETSDLLGPILSIVPLQLLSYHIAVRRGCDVDQPRNLAKSVTVE; encoded by the coding sequence ATGTGCGGAATAGTCGGATACGTTGGAAATAAACAGGTTGTGCCGCTTATTATAGACGGCCTAAGGAAGCTCGAGTATCGCGGTTATGACTCGGCGGGCATTGCCGTGGTTGATGATGACCATCATCTCAGTTTGCGGCGGGCCGAGGGCAAACTGCGAAATCTGGAAGAATCCATCCGGCTCAATCCGCTTGACGGCAATTACGGCATCGGGCACACACGCTGGGCGACCCACGGGCGCCCCACGGAGGAAAACGCTCATCCGCATCGCGACCAATCCGGCAAGGTCGTCGTCGTTCACAACGGCATTATCGAGAATTATCTGACGCTCAAAGAGCGTCTGCAGGCGGACGGCCATAAATTTTATACCGAAACCGATACCGAGGTCGTTGCACATCTGATCGGACATTACGTCGATACCGAAGGCCTCGCACTTGAACCTGCGGTTCGCAAGACAGTCGCCGAACTTAAGGGCATCTTTGCCCTCGCGATCATTTCTGTCGATGAGCCCGACACGATAATTGCCGTTCGCGAAGGCCCGCCCGTCGTCATCGGAATGGGCGACGGCGAGTATTTTGTCGCGTCCGACATACCGCCGATATTGGCACATACCCGCGACGTGTTTTTTCTTGGGGACCGCGAGATCGCAATACTTACCAAGGATTCGGTTCGCGTAACGGATTTTGACGGCAATGTCATCGAGCCCGAGCAGCAAAGGATCACGTGGGATCCGATAATGGCGGAAAAGGGCGGCTTCAAGCACTTTATGCTCAAGGAGATATACGAGCAGCCGCGTGCCGTCCGCGACACCGTGCAGGGACGCGTCTCGCTCGACACCGGCAAGGTGTATCTCGAGCCGATGGATATTTCCGAGGATGAATTTCGTAATCTGACGTCGATCAAGATCGCTGCGTGCGGCACGTCGTGGCACGCGGGCCTTGCGGGCAAATATATGCTCGAGAGCCTTGCACGCATTCCCGTCGATGTCGATTACGCCTCCGAGTTTCGCTATCGCGATCCGGTTTTGTCCGAAACCGACCTGCTGATAGTCATCTCACAATCAGGAGAGACCGCCGATACGATCGCGGCAATGCGCGAGGCTAAGCTCTCGGGTTGTAAGGTCTTGGCGATCTGCAACGTCCACGGATCAATGATCACCCGTGAGGCCGATGGAACGATCCTGACCCACGCCGGGCCGGAGATCGGTGTCGCATCGACCAAGGCGTTCACGGCTCAGATGATCGCCGTATATCTTTTCGCCCTGTATTTAGGCGAAGTGCGGGGTAAGATCGACGAACCGCGCGCCAAAAAGCTCGCTCAGGATCTCGCCGAGCTTCCGCTTAAGATCGAGCAGTTATTGAACGATGCGGACTTGATCGAGGAGCTTTCTAAGGAGTTTTTCCGCGTGCAGGATTTCCTGTATCTCGGCCGCGGGATCAATTTCCCGGTCGCTCTCGAAGGGGCGTTGAAACTCAAAGAGATCAGCTACATCCACGCCGAAGGCTACCCGGCTGGCGAGATGAAGCACGGGCCAAATGCCCTGATCGATGAGAAACTACCAGTCGTTGTCGTTAATACAAAAGAGACCGGCAATGCGGGAAGCGAACTGAGATACGAGAAAACTCACTCGAACATCGTCGAGGTTAAATCACGCGACGGCATTATCATCTCCGTCCTGACCGAGGGCGACACGATGAGCTCGAAAGTCTCAAGCCACGTAATTGAGATACCCGAAACCAGCGATCTGCTTGGCCCGATCCTCTCGATCGTGCCGCTGCAATTGCTCTCGTACCACATCGCCGTCCGCCGAGGCTGCGACGTCGATCAACCGCGAAATCTGGCGAAATCGGTGACGGTGGAATAA
- the glmU gene encoding bifunctional UDP-N-acetylglucosamine diphosphorylase/glucosamine-1-phosphate N-acetyltransferase GlmU, with protein sequence MNTELNILILAAGLGTRMKSDLAKVLHRLDGRPLINHVYRTALTLGPQKIYTVVGHQGDDVKSAVLDELDDSIAGFAWQTQMLGTGDAVNSARELLADTDSTLLVLSGDVPMITQTTLEALVRLHNDHHGRRAACTVLSVKLPDPTGYGRVIRDELGTFDRIVEQKDAGTEELAVNEINSGIYCFDTRKLFAALSKVGNTNAQGEYYLTDVPQILCAAGEDIAIYLHDDPSEIEGVNDRRQLAAMEKTLRRRTVERLMLESGVTFIDPKAVYVSADANVGRDTVIYPNVTIEGETVIGANCVLRPGVRIVDSTIGDGVEVKDNTFITDSSVGKGCTVGPMAHLRGHAVMMDGSKVGNFVELKKTTLGRGSKASHLTYLGDATIGEKTNIGAGTITCNYDGKNKHETHIGDGVRIGSDTMLVAPVSVGDEAMTGAGSVVTKDVAANTLVVGAPARAIRNAKSDG encoded by the coding sequence GTGAACACTGAACTCAACATCCTCATTCTTGCCGCCGGCCTCGGGACGCGAATGAAGTCTGATCTCGCAAAGGTCTTGCATCGGCTGGACGGCCGGCCGCTGATCAACCACGTCTACCGAACTGCCCTTACACTCGGCCCGCAAAAGATATACACCGTCGTCGGCCATCAGGGCGATGATGTAAAGTCGGCCGTTCTAGACGAACTTGACGATTCCATCGCCGGGTTTGCGTGGCAAACACAAATGCTCGGTACCGGCGACGCTGTAAATTCGGCACGCGAACTGCTTGCCGACACTGACTCGACACTCTTGGTGCTCTCGGGCGATGTACCGATGATCACACAGACCACTCTCGAGGCACTCGTCCGTCTGCACAATGATCATCACGGACGCCGAGCCGCCTGTACCGTTCTGTCGGTTAAACTGCCGGACCCGACCGGTTACGGGCGTGTGATCCGGGATGAACTTGGTACTTTTGACCGCATCGTTGAGCAAAAGGACGCCGGTACCGAGGAGCTTGCGGTCAACGAGATCAACTCCGGCATTTATTGCTTTGACACGCGAAAATTGTTTGCCGCACTCTCAAAGGTCGGCAATACGAACGCGCAGGGCGAATATTACCTGACCGACGTACCGCAGATCCTGTGCGCCGCCGGCGAAGATATCGCGATCTATCTCCACGATGATCCTTCCGAGATCGAAGGCGTGAATGACCGACGCCAACTCGCTGCGATGGAAAAGACGCTCCGCCGGCGAACCGTCGAGCGTCTGATGCTGGAGAGCGGCGTGACATTTATCGACCCCAAAGCAGTGTATGTCAGCGCGGACGCCAATGTCGGCCGTGACACTGTGATCTATCCAAACGTAACGATCGAAGGCGAAACCGTGATCGGTGCGAATTGTGTGCTCCGTCCGGGTGTGCGGATCGTCGATTCGACGATCGGCGACGGCGTAGAGGTCAAGGACAATACGTTTATAACCGATTCGAGTGTAGGCAAAGGCTGTACCGTCGGCCCGATGGCACACCTCCGCGGCCACGCGGTAATGATGGACGGCTCAAAGGTCGGAAACTTTGTCGAGCTCAAGAAAACCACGCTAGGCCGAGGCTCCAAGGCCAGCCACCTTACCTATCTCGGTGATGCCACCATCGGCGAAAAAACAAACATCGGTGCCGGCACGATCACCTGCAACTACGATGGCAAGAACAAACACGAAACCCACATCGGCGACGGTGTTAGGATCGGTTCGGACACGATGCTGGTCGCCCCGGTAAGTGTCGGTGACGAAGCGATGACCGGAGCGGGAAGTGTGGTGACCAAGGATGTCGCGGCGAACACATTGGTGGTCGGGGCACCGGCCCGGGCGATCAGAAATGCGAAAAGTGACGGTTAA
- a CDS encoding NADPH:quinone reductase: protein MKAIIVREFGAPEVMKVEDTSTPQPTGTQILVRVHAAGVNPVDTYLRSGIHAHAPKLPYTPGKDAAGVVEAVGEAVTKWKAGDRVYTADSLTGTYAEYSLCEEKQLGRLPDNVSFEQGAGVWTPYATSYRALFQKAVAKAGETVLIHGASGGVGIAAVQWAKNAGLTVIGTASSEQGKQLVAEQGADVVFDHTDEDHYSAIREFTKGRGVDIIIEMLANVNLERDFECLAMFGRITVVGNRGSLTFTPRLAMTKDATIYGMSLFNSPQSLRDDIHKAIFAWLSEGYISPIVSRKFSLEQAPAAHRAVIEDKGLGKIVIIP from the coding sequence ATGAAAGCAATAATCGTACGCGAATTTGGAGCTCCCGAGGTGATGAAAGTGGAAGACACTTCAACACCCCAACCCACCGGTACACAAATACTCGTCCGAGTTCACGCTGCCGGCGTTAATCCCGTCGATACCTATCTAAGATCGGGCATTCATGCTCACGCACCGAAACTGCCCTATACACCGGGCAAAGATGCGGCGGGCGTCGTCGAGGCGGTCGGTGAGGCAGTGACAAAATGGAAAGCGGGCGATCGCGTTTACACGGCAGATTCGCTGACCGGAACGTACGCAGAGTATTCGCTGTGCGAGGAGAAACAGCTTGGACGTCTGCCGGATAACGTCAGCTTCGAGCAAGGTGCCGGCGTCTGGACGCCTTACGCGACCAGCTATCGGGCATTGTTTCAAAAGGCCGTTGCGAAAGCGGGCGAAACTGTTTTGATCCACGGTGCGTCAGGCGGGGTCGGGATCGCGGCGGTGCAATGGGCGAAGAACGCCGGGCTGACAGTGATCGGTACGGCGAGTTCCGAGCAAGGAAAGCAGTTGGTCGCCGAGCAGGGAGCAGACGTGGTTTTTGACCACACGGACGAGGATCATTACTCAGCGATCCGCGAATTTACCAAAGGCCGCGGCGTGGACATCATCATCGAGATGCTTGCAAACGTGAATCTCGAACGCGATTTCGAGTGTTTGGCGATGTTCGGCCGTATAACCGTCGTCGGTAATCGCGGTAGCCTCACATTTACGCCGCGGCTTGCGATGACAAAAGACGCGACGATCTACGGGATGTCACTTTTTAATTCGCCTCAATCGCTGAGAGACGACATTCACAAGGCAATATTTGCCTGGCTTAGCGAAGGCTACATTTCGCCGATCGTTAGCCGCAAATTCTCACTCGAACAAGCGCCAGCCGCCCATCGTGCGGTCATCGAAGATAAGGGCCTCGGCAAGATCGTAATTATTCCGTGA